A single Methylobacterium sp. 17Sr1-1 DNA region contains:
- a CDS encoding type II toxin-antitoxin system Phd/YefM family antitoxin — protein MRQVTVHAAKTHLSKLIEAALGGEDVVIAKGRKPVVRLVPIPQQPFKIGPLEGELGHGPDFFEPMPDDELDLWEGDR, from the coding sequence ATGAGGCAGGTCACCGTCCACGCGGCCAAGACCCATCTCTCGAAGCTCATCGAGGCCGCGCTCGGCGGCGAGGACGTCGTGATCGCCAAGGGGCGCAAGCCGGTTGTCCGCCTGGTGCCGATTCCCCAGCAGCCGTTCAAGATCGGCCCGCTGGAGGGCGAGCTCGGGCACGGTCCTGATTTCTTCGAGCCGATGCCCGACGACGAGCTGGATCTCTGGGAAGGGGACCGGTGA
- a CDS encoding (2Fe-2S)-binding protein has translation MQDDRRPIANDARLAAIRHVLTVNGRSVAVEAAPGTRLLYVLRNDLELNGPKYGCGLGQCGSCTVLVDGRALRSCAIPLRAAVGRRITTLEGLAQGGRLHPVQETFIAENAAQCGYCLNGMIMTTVALLSANPDPSEAEIRASLQNNLCRCGTHIEILRAVQAAASRMRTDAQSRSLGDEA, from the coding sequence ATGCAGGACGATCGGCGGCCGATCGCCAACGACGCGCGGCTGGCGGCGATCCGCCACGTGCTCACCGTCAACGGCCGGAGCGTGGCGGTGGAGGCCGCCCCCGGCACCCGCCTCCTCTACGTCCTGCGCAACGACCTGGAACTGAACGGACCGAAATACGGCTGCGGCCTCGGCCAGTGTGGCAGCTGCACGGTGCTGGTCGACGGCCGGGCCCTGCGCTCCTGCGCGATTCCGCTGCGCGCCGCGGTCGGGCGGCGGATCACCACCCTGGAGGGGCTGGCGCAGGGCGGGCGGCTGCACCCGGTGCAGGAGACCTTCATCGCCGAGAACGCCGCGCAATGCGGCTACTGCCTGAACGGCATGATCATGACCACCGTGGCGCTCCTGTCGGCCAATCCCGACCCGAGCGAGGCCGAGATCCGAGCCAGCCTCCAGAACAACCTGTGCCGCTGCGGCACCCATATCGAGATCCTGCGCGCCGTGCAGGCCGCAGCATCGCGGATGCGGACCGACGCACAATCCCGATCCCTGGGAGACGAGGCATGA
- a CDS encoding molybdopterin cofactor-binding domain-containing protein, translated as MTREPASDRRHWQEADDLLLVYRETMGRPPRLGDAPGAALAVGPQRALYLAVDAEGRVTAFNGHVDLGTGIRTALAQIVAEELDVPLAHVAMELGSTATAPDQGGTIASETIQIAAIPLRLAAATARRHLVEAASRRLNRGVAELVVEAGTVRVAAEPDLSIAYGALVRGSRTEVTLDPDAAVKPVAEYTLVGRPVPRVDIPDKAVGAWTYVHDVRVPGMVHGRVVRPPCAGVDTGLGGMLVSVDEASVAHIPGLIAVVVVGDFVGVVAAREENAAEAARCLSVTWRPGEDLPDLNRPEAPLRANPATARRLLDRGDVERALTHAEARLDRTYVWPYQMHGSIGPSCAVAEFRDGDLVVWSGTQNPHVLQSDLALLLDLPEERIAIERHEAAGCYGRNCADDVAADAALLARAVGRPVRVQLTREQEHAWEPKGAAQVMDVRGGLDAEGGPAAYDFETRYPSNGAPTLALILTGKVSATPATYPMGDRTAVPPYAFGHARVTVHDMPPIARASWMRGVSALPNTFAHESYIDELATAAGVDPIAYRLRYLGDPRAADLVRAVAERAAWVPHTVPGTHGGSGDILYGRGFAYAVYVHGPFPGKAAAWAAWVADVAVNRVTGEVAVTRVVVGQDSGLMINPDGVRHQIHGNVIQSTSRVLKESVGFDATGVTSREWGSYPILAFPQVPEIDVLMLPRQDQPPLGAGESASVPSAAAITNALFDATGIRFRELPLTAEAVRAALNPPRIAGPDNPAPRRRRGVLAGLFGAGAGALALATTLLPWRPAYPSIERPDPAAYSAATIAQGRLVAAAGACLVCHVGPDGRSFAGGRGLETPFGLVYASNITPDVESGIGAWSYPAFARAMREGVSRDGHHLYPAHPYTSFAGVSERDLQALYAYLMAQGPVAATVPETALRAPFNLRPLMAGWNALFHRPPTFADPARGPDWNRGAYLVEALGHCGACHTPRNALGAESRDGARLTGGFADGWEAPALAGLSRSPLPWSEDDFFAYLRTGRSPRHGSAAGPMADVVASLGPLPDSDIRAMAIYLASLARAAPGPVAASASVPAPGASSLFQGACASCHEGGAGGELVPLGLVTAVHSAHPDNLIQAVLNGIAAAAERFPAPDPSAPPAAMPAFRDTFTDRQVAEVVAYTRARYAPDAPEWPGLEAAVARVRGLKPHAAW; from the coding sequence ATGACCCGGGAGCCCGCAAGCGACCGTCGCCACTGGCAGGAGGCGGACGACCTGCTGCTGGTCTACCGCGAGACGATGGGCCGCCCGCCCCGCCTCGGCGATGCGCCGGGTGCGGCGCTGGCGGTGGGGCCGCAGCGCGCGCTCTACCTCGCGGTCGATGCCGAGGGCCGGGTCACCGCCTTCAACGGCCACGTCGATCTCGGCACCGGCATCCGTACCGCTCTGGCCCAGATCGTCGCCGAGGAGCTGGACGTGCCGCTCGCCCACGTGGCGATGGAGCTCGGCAGCACCGCCACCGCCCCCGACCAGGGCGGCACCATCGCGAGCGAGACGATCCAGATCGCCGCCATTCCCCTGCGCCTGGCCGCCGCCACCGCCCGCCGCCACCTCGTCGAGGCGGCCTCGCGCCGGCTCAACCGCGGCGTCGCGGAACTCGTCGTCGAGGCCGGCACCGTCCGGGTCGCGGCGGAGCCGGACCTGAGCATCGCTTACGGCGCGCTGGTGCGGGGAAGCCGCACCGAGGTGACCCTCGATCCCGATGCGGCGGTGAAGCCGGTGGCGGAGTACACCCTCGTCGGCCGGCCGGTGCCGCGGGTCGACATCCCGGACAAGGCCGTCGGCGCCTGGACCTACGTCCATGACGTGCGGGTGCCCGGCATGGTGCATGGCCGCGTGGTCCGGCCGCCCTGTGCCGGGGTCGACACGGGTCTGGGCGGGATGCTGGTCTCGGTGGACGAAGCCTCGGTCGCCCATATCCCGGGCCTCATCGCGGTGGTCGTCGTCGGGGACTTCGTCGGCGTGGTCGCCGCGCGCGAGGAGAACGCGGCGGAAGCCGCGCGCTGCCTGTCCGTGACCTGGCGGCCCGGAGAAGACCTCCCCGACCTCAACCGGCCCGAGGCGCCCTTGCGCGCCAACCCCGCCACGGCGCGCAGGCTCCTCGACCGCGGCGACGTCGAGCGGGCGCTGACCCACGCCGAGGCGCGGCTCGACCGGACCTATGTCTGGCCCTACCAGATGCACGGCTCGATCGGCCCGTCCTGCGCCGTGGCCGAGTTCCGTGACGGCGATCTCGTGGTGTGGTCCGGCACCCAGAACCCGCACGTCCTGCAAAGCGACCTCGCGCTCCTCCTCGACCTGCCCGAGGAGCGGATCGCGATCGAGCGCCACGAGGCGGCGGGCTGCTACGGCCGCAACTGCGCCGACGACGTCGCGGCCGACGCCGCTCTCCTCGCCCGGGCGGTCGGCCGGCCGGTGCGGGTGCAGCTCACCCGCGAGCAGGAGCATGCCTGGGAGCCGAAGGGCGCGGCGCAGGTGATGGACGTGCGCGGCGGCCTCGATGCCGAGGGCGGACCGGCGGCCTACGATTTCGAGACCCGCTACCCCTCGAACGGCGCGCCGACGCTCGCGCTGATCCTCACCGGCAAGGTGTCGGCGACGCCGGCGACCTACCCGATGGGCGACCGCACGGCGGTGCCGCCTTACGCCTTCGGCCACGCCCGGGTGACGGTGCACGACATGCCGCCGATCGCCCGCGCCTCCTGGATGCGCGGCGTCTCGGCCCTGCCCAACACCTTCGCGCACGAATCATACATCGACGAACTCGCCACTGCCGCCGGCGTCGACCCGATCGCGTACCGCCTCCGCTACCTGGGCGATCCCCGCGCCGCCGACCTCGTCCGGGCGGTGGCCGAGCGGGCGGCCTGGGTGCCGCACACGGTGCCCGGCACCCATGGCGGATCCGGCGACATCCTCTACGGGCGGGGCTTCGCCTACGCGGTCTACGTCCACGGGCCGTTCCCCGGAAAGGCCGCGGCCTGGGCCGCCTGGGTGGCGGACGTGGCGGTCAACCGGGTCACCGGCGAGGTCGCGGTGACCCGGGTGGTGGTGGGCCAGGATTCCGGGCTGATGATCAACCCCGACGGGGTGCGCCACCAGATCCACGGCAACGTCATCCAGTCGACGAGCCGGGTCCTCAAGGAATCGGTCGGCTTCGACGCCACCGGGGTGACGAGCCGCGAGTGGGGCAGCTACCCGATCCTCGCCTTCCCGCAGGTCCCCGAGATCGACGTGCTGATGCTGCCGCGCCAGGACCAGCCGCCGCTCGGGGCCGGTGAATCCGCCTCGGTGCCGAGTGCCGCAGCGATCACCAACGCGCTGTTCGACGCCACCGGGATCCGCTTCCGCGAACTCCCGCTCACGGCCGAGGCCGTCCGCGCCGCCCTCAACCCGCCGCGGATCGCCGGGCCCGACAATCCCGCGCCGCGCCGCCGCCGCGGCGTCCTCGCCGGCCTGTTCGGGGCCGGCGCCGGGGCGCTCGCGCTCGCCACCACCCTCCTGCCCTGGCGCCCGGCCTATCCGTCGATCGAGCGGCCGGACCCGGCGGCCTATTCCGCCGCCACCATCGCGCAAGGGCGCCTCGTCGCGGCGGCGGGCGCCTGCCTCGTCTGCCATGTCGGGCCCGACGGCCGGTCCTTCGCCGGCGGGCGCGGGCTGGAGACGCCGTTCGGCCTCGTCTACGCCTCGAACATCACGCCGGATGTGGAAAGCGGCATCGGCGCCTGGTCCTACCCCGCCTTCGCGCGGGCGATGCGCGAGGGCGTGTCGCGGGACGGGCACCACCTCTACCCGGCCCATCCCTATACCAGCTTCGCCGGCGTCTCGGAGCGCGACCTGCAGGCGCTCTACGCCTACCTGATGGCGCAAGGACCGGTGGCGGCGACGGTTCCCGAGACCGCCTTGCGGGCTCCGTTCAACCTCCGGCCGCTGATGGCGGGCTGGAACGCGCTCTTCCACCGCCCGCCGACCTTCGCCGATCCGGCCCGCGGCCCGGACTGGAACCGCGGCGCCTACCTCGTCGAGGCCCTGGGCCATTGCGGCGCCTGCCACACCCCGCGCAACGCGCTCGGGGCGGAGAGCCGGGACGGGGCGCGCCTCACCGGCGGCTTCGCCGACGGCTGGGAGGCGCCGGCCCTCGCGGGCCTGTCCCGCTCGCCCCTGCCCTGGAGCGAGGACGACTTCTTCGCCTACCTGCGGACGGGCCGCTCGCCCCGCCACGGCAGCGCCGCCGGCCCGATGGCCGACGTGGTCGCCTCCTTAGGCCCCCTGCCGGATTCCGACATCCGCGCCATGGCGATCTACCTCGCGAGCCTCGCCCGCGCGGCCCCCGGCCCTGTCGCGGCGAGCGCGAGCGTACCTGCGCCCGGCGCCTCGTCCCTGTTCCAGGGCGCCTGCGCCTCCTGCCACGAGGGCGGGGCCGGCGGGGAGCTGGTGCCGCTCGGCCTCGTCACGGCCGTCCACAGCGCGCATCCGGACAACCTGATCCAGGCGGTGCTCAACGGCATCGCGGCCGCCGCCGAGCGCTTCCCCGCCCCCGACCCCTCGGCGCCCCCCGCCGCGATGCCGGCCTTCCGCGACACCTTCACCGACCGGCAGGTGGCGGAGGTCGTCGCCTATACCCGCGCCCGCTACGCGCCGGATGCGCCGGAATGGCCGGGGCTGGAAGCAGCGGTGGCGCGGGTGCGGGGATTGAAGCCGCACGCCGCGTGGTGA
- a CDS encoding NAD(P)/FAD-dependent oxidoreductase: MMVLVVGAGVVGLAIGRELALRGHEVIVAEAEGGIGTGVSSRNSEVIHAGMYYPTGSLRAHHCVEGRRRLYAFCQSHGVPHAKIGKLIVAATEPEGPKIAAIHAQGVENGVEGLSLLDGRQARRLEPNLTCNAALLSTETGIVDSHALMLALQGDIEDAGGALAFNTPISRLTRPGEGWTAHFGDDALAVDAVVNTASFGAQTLARATEGYPEARVPRLVLAKGNYFGCTGRPAFSRLIYPAPVEGGLGIHLTLDLAGRMRFGPDVEWIDAPDYEVDPGRGALFYAAIRRYWPALPDGALVPDYAGIRPKLSGPGEGAADFLIDGPAEHGLPGLVHLFGIESPGLTSSLSLAQDVADRLGA; this comes from the coding sequence ATGATGGTGCTCGTCGTCGGTGCCGGCGTGGTCGGCCTCGCGATCGGTCGGGAACTGGCCCTGCGCGGCCACGAGGTGATCGTCGCGGAGGCGGAGGGCGGCATCGGGACCGGCGTGTCCTCGCGCAATTCCGAGGTGATCCATGCCGGGATGTACTATCCCACGGGCTCACTCCGGGCGCACCACTGCGTCGAGGGCCGGCGCCGGCTCTACGCCTTCTGCCAGAGCCACGGGGTGCCGCACGCGAAGATCGGCAAGCTGATCGTCGCGGCGACCGAGCCCGAGGGGCCTAAGATCGCGGCGATCCACGCGCAAGGCGTCGAGAACGGCGTCGAGGGCCTGTCGCTCCTCGACGGCCGGCAAGCGCGGCGCCTCGAGCCGAACCTGACCTGCAACGCCGCGCTCCTCTCGACCGAGACCGGCATCGTCGACAGCCACGCCCTGATGCTGGCGCTGCAGGGCGACATCGAGGATGCGGGCGGTGCCCTCGCCTTCAACACTCCGATCTCCCGTCTGACCCGCCCGGGCGAGGGCTGGACCGCACATTTCGGCGACGACGCCCTCGCGGTCGACGCCGTCGTCAACACCGCGAGCTTCGGCGCGCAGACCCTCGCCCGGGCGACCGAGGGCTACCCCGAAGCGCGGGTGCCGCGCCTCGTGCTCGCCAAGGGCAATTACTTCGGCTGCACCGGGCGCCCGGCCTTCTCGCGGCTGATCTATCCCGCCCCGGTCGAGGGGGGATTGGGCATCCACCTCACCCTGGATCTCGCCGGCCGGATGCGTTTCGGCCCCGACGTCGAGTGGATCGACGCGCCCGATTACGAGGTCGATCCCGGCCGTGGCGCCTTGTTCTACGCCGCCATCCGCCGCTACTGGCCCGCGCTCCCCGACGGCGCCCTGGTGCCCGACTATGCGGGCATCCGCCCAAAACTGTCCGGCCCGGGGGAGGGGGCCGCCGACTTCCTCATCGACGGCCCGGCCGAGCACGGGCTGCCGGGGCTGGTGCACCTGTTCGGCATCGAGAGCCCGGGGCTGACCTCGAGCCTGTCGCTGGCGCAGGACGTGGCGGACCGGCTGGGGGCGTGA
- a CDS encoding phosphoenolpyruvate carboxykinase produces the protein MNDIGVFNEAFGADKIGFRNLKRVNWNLEAPSLYEHALQRGEAQLAAGGALVAETGIHTGRSPKDKFVVRDADTENEVWWENNGGITRPQFETLLEDFLAHAEGRELFAQDLVGGAEAGHRVRARVFTEYAWHSLFIRNLLIRPERETLASFEPELTIIDLPSFRADPARHGCRTETVIAVDFSRKIVLIGGTSYAGEMKKSVFTYLNYVLPKAGVMPMHCSANVGHEGDSALFFGLSGTGKTTLSSDPNRVLLGDDEHGWSPKGIFNFEGGCYAKTIRLSKEAEPEIYSTTERFGTVMENVVIDPVTRLPDFDDASRTENTRCAYPLPFISNSSATGQAGHPKNIVMLTCDAFGVLPPIAKLTGAEAMYHFLSGYTAKVAGTEKGLKGPEATFSTCFGAPFMPRHPSVYGNLLRDLIARHHVDCWLVNTGWTGGGVGTGRRMPIRVTRRLLTAALDGSLAKADFRRDPYFGFAVPTSVPGVEPHILYPVKTWADKAAFAETAKSLVEMFQNNFKRFEAHVDADVRAAEPTMSIAA, from the coding sequence GTGAACGACATCGGCGTATTCAACGAGGCGTTCGGCGCCGACAAGATCGGCTTCCGCAACCTCAAACGCGTCAACTGGAACCTGGAGGCCCCGAGCCTCTACGAGCACGCGCTGCAGCGCGGCGAGGCCCAGCTCGCCGCCGGCGGTGCCCTGGTCGCCGAGACCGGCATCCATACCGGCCGCTCGCCCAAGGACAAGTTCGTGGTCCGCGACGCGGACACCGAGAACGAGGTGTGGTGGGAGAACAACGGCGGCATCACCCGGCCCCAGTTCGAGACCCTGCTCGAGGATTTCCTGGCCCATGCCGAGGGGCGTGAGCTCTTCGCCCAGGATCTCGTCGGCGGCGCCGAAGCCGGCCACCGGGTCCGCGCCCGGGTGTTCACCGAGTATGCCTGGCACTCGCTGTTCATCCGCAACCTGCTGATCCGCCCGGAGCGCGAGACCCTCGCGAGCTTCGAGCCGGAGCTGACCATCATCGACCTGCCGAGCTTCCGCGCCGACCCGGCCCGGCACGGCTGCCGCACCGAGACCGTCATCGCGGTCGACTTCTCGCGCAAGATCGTGCTGATCGGCGGCACCTCCTACGCCGGCGAGATGAAGAAGTCGGTCTTCACCTACCTGAACTACGTGCTGCCCAAGGCCGGCGTCATGCCGATGCACTGCTCGGCGAATGTCGGCCACGAGGGTGACTCGGCGCTGTTCTTCGGCCTGTCGGGCACCGGCAAGACCACCCTGTCCTCCGACCCGAACCGGGTGCTGCTCGGCGACGACGAGCACGGCTGGAGCCCGAAGGGCATCTTCAACTTCGAGGGCGGCTGCTACGCCAAGACCATCCGCCTGTCGAAGGAGGCCGAGCCCGAGATCTACTCCACCACCGAGCGCTTCGGCACCGTGATGGAGAACGTCGTCATCGATCCGGTCACCCGCCTGCCGGATTTCGACGACGCCTCGCGCACCGAGAACACCCGCTGCGCCTACCCGCTGCCCTTCATCAGCAATTCGAGCGCCACGGGCCAGGCCGGGCACCCGAAGAACATCGTCATGCTGACCTGCGACGCCTTCGGGGTGCTGCCCCCGATCGCCAAGCTGACCGGCGCCGAGGCGATGTACCACTTCCTCTCGGGCTACACCGCCAAGGTGGCCGGCACCGAGAAGGGGCTGAAGGGTCCGGAGGCGACCTTCTCGACCTGCTTCGGCGCGCCGTTCATGCCGCGTCACCCCTCGGTCTACGGCAACCTGCTGCGCGACCTGATCGCCCGCCACCACGTCGATTGCTGGCTGGTCAACACCGGCTGGACCGGCGGCGGCGTCGGCACCGGGCGGCGCATGCCGATCCGCGTCACCCGCCGGCTGCTGACCGCGGCTTTGGACGGTTCGCTCGCCAAGGCGGATTTCCGCCGCGACCCGTATTTCGGCTTCGCCGTGCCGACCTCGGTGCCGGGCGTCGAGCCGCACATCCTGTACCCGGTCAAGACTTGGGCCGATAAGGCCGCCTTCGCGGAGACGGCCAAGAGCCTGGTCGAGATGTTCCAGAACAACTTCAAGCGCTTCGAGGCCCACGTCGATGCCGACGTGCGCGCCGCCGAGCCGACCATGTCGATCGCGGCTTAA
- a CDS encoding DUF2470 domain-containing protein, producing MAEGERKQAAPLPAAEAPFDAIGLAKSLLRTVRSGALATLEREGGAPFASLVTVATDSDGTPLLLLSRLSAHTLNLEADPRCSLLLSPGGKGDPLAHPRLTVTGVAERTTEARVRTRFLARHPKAALYADFPDFAFFRLAVRAGHLNGGFARAATLTAGELLTDLSGLDGLAESEPGAIAHMNEDHADAVALYATRLAGEEPGPWRLTGFDPEGLDLMAGDRTARVVFPERLASPAALRPTLVAMAAQARAVPGS from the coding sequence ATGGCGGAGGGAGAGAGGAAGCAGGCCGCGCCGCTGCCGGCCGCCGAGGCGCCGTTCGACGCGATCGGCCTCGCCAAGTCCTTGCTGCGAACAGTGCGCTCGGGCGCCCTCGCGACCCTGGAGCGAGAGGGCGGCGCCCCCTTCGCGTCGCTCGTCACCGTGGCGACGGATTCCGACGGGACGCCGCTCCTGCTGCTCTCGCGCCTCTCGGCCCATACCCTCAACCTGGAGGCCGATCCGCGCTGCTCGCTGCTGCTGAGCCCGGGCGGCAAGGGCGATCCGCTCGCCCATCCGCGCCTGACCGTGACGGGCGTGGCGGAGCGGACGACCGAGGCGCGGGTGCGGACGCGCTTCCTCGCCCGCCACCCGAAGGCCGCGCTCTACGCCGATTTTCCGGATTTCGCGTTCTTCCGCCTCGCGGTCCGGGCCGGCCACCTCAACGGGGGCTTCGCCCGGGCCGCGACGCTGACGGCTGGGGAACTCCTCACCGACCTCTCGGGGCTCGACGGGCTCGCCGAATCCGAGCCGGGCGCCATCGCCCACATGAACGAGGACCATGCCGACGCCGTCGCGCTCTACGCCACGCGGCTCGCCGGCGAGGAGCCCGGACCGTGGCGCCTGACCGGGTTCGACCCGGAGGGGCTCGACCTGATGGCCGGCGACCGCACCGCCCGGGTCGTGTTTCCGGAGCGCCTGGCGAGCCCCGCCGCCCTGCGCCCCACCCTGGTGGCGATGGCGGCGCAGGCGCGCGCCGTCCCCGGCTCCTGA
- a CDS encoding response regulator transcription factor, with amino-acid sequence MPTIALVDDDRNILTSVSIALETEGYRIQTYTDGASALDGLKHSPPDLAIFDIKMPRMDGMELLRRLRQKSDLPVIFLTSKDEEIDELFGLKMGADDFIRKPFSQRLLVERVKAVLRRFAAKEAGPGASAREAEAAAARSLERGQLMMDPERHTCTWKGEPVTLTVTEFLILQALAQRPGVVKSRNALMDAAYDDQVYVDDRTIDSHIKRLRKKFKVTDNSFDMIETLYGVGYRFKEM; translated from the coding sequence ATGCCGACCATCGCCCTCGTCGATGACGACCGCAACATCCTGACCTCCGTGTCGATCGCCCTGGAGACCGAGGGCTACCGGATCCAGACCTACACCGACGGGGCCTCCGCCCTCGACGGGCTGAAGCACTCGCCGCCCGACCTCGCGATCTTCGACATCAAGATGCCGCGCATGGACGGGATGGAGCTCCTGCGCCGCCTGCGCCAGAAATCCGACCTGCCGGTGATCTTCCTGACCTCGAAGGACGAGGAGATCGACGAGCTGTTCGGCCTCAAGATGGGCGCCGACGACTTCATCCGGAAGCCGTTCTCGCAGCGCCTGCTGGTCGAGCGGGTCAAGGCGGTGTTGCGCCGCTTCGCCGCCAAGGAGGCCGGGCCCGGCGCCTCGGCCCGCGAGGCGGAGGCCGCCGCCGCCCGCTCGCTCGAGCGCGGCCAGCTGATGATGGACCCGGAGCGCCACACCTGCACATGGAAGGGCGAGCCGGTGACGCTTACCGTGACCGAGTTCCTGATCCTGCAGGCTCTGGCCCAGCGCCCCGGCGTCGTGAAGAGCCGCAACGCCCTGATGGACGCGGCCTACGACGACCAGGTCTACGTCGACGACCGCACCATCGACAGCCACATCAAGCGCCTTCGCAAGAAGTTCAAGGTGACCGACAACAGCTTCGACATGATCGAGACGCTGTACGGCGTCGGCTACCGTTTCAAGGAAATGTGA
- a CDS encoding sensor histidine kinase, whose protein sequence is MRTVRRWIAQRFASSLTRRIVVLNLAGLIALLIGFLYLNQFRQGLIEARVQSLLTQGDIIAGAIAASATVDTDAITIDPDRLLQLQAGEAGAYGDEAPSGLEFSLNPERVAPLLRRLITPTGTRARVYDRDGTMLIDSRGLYIRGDLSRDPPPARKDSPNLIEQAWNAVRSHVPGLGRPSSADEPGPADGRTLPEVQRALAGARGTLVRRNGPGETIVSVAVPIQRGRTVRGALLLSTQEGDIDKIIAAERFSLLQVFIIAALVMVVLSMLVAGQIVGPVGRLAEAAERVRTGIKSRQEIPDFTRRTDEIGHLSGALRDMTQALYRRLDAIENFAADVSHELKNPLTSLRSAVETLPLAKTDESRGRLMQVIQHDVKRLDRLISDIADASRLDAELARAEAGRVDLKKLITTVVSVANERRRRGDAAIDLTVEPAPAGLDDPFAILGHDSRLGQVVNNLLDNARSFSPKGASVRVALRRRRNAVELTVEDDGPGIPPHALERIFERFYTDRPEQGFGQNSGLGLSISRQIVQAHRGTIRAENRLGPLGEDGEPALLGARFIVRIPARSR, encoded by the coding sequence CTGCGGACGGTCCGGCGCTGGATCGCCCAGCGCTTCGCTTCGAGCCTGACCCGGCGCATCGTGGTCCTGAACCTCGCCGGGCTGATCGCGCTGCTGATCGGCTTCCTCTACCTCAACCAGTTCCGCCAGGGCCTGATCGAGGCGCGGGTGCAGAGCCTGCTGACGCAGGGCGACATCATCGCCGGCGCCATCGCGGCCTCGGCCACCGTCGACACCGACGCGATCACCATCGATCCCGACCGCCTGCTCCAGCTCCAGGCCGGCGAGGCAGGGGCCTACGGCGACGAGGCCCCGTCGGGCCTGGAATTCTCCCTCAACCCGGAGCGGGTCGCCCCGCTCCTGCGCCGCCTGATCACGCCGACCGGCACCCGCGCCCGGGTCTACGACCGCGACGGCACGATGCTGATCGATTCGCGCGGCCTCTACATCCGCGGCGACCTCAGCCGCGACCCGCCGCCAGCCCGCAAGGACAGCCCGAACCTGATCGAGCAGGCCTGGAACGCGGTGCGCAGCCACGTGCCGGGCCTCGGCCGCCCCTCCTCCGCCGACGAGCCGGGCCCCGCCGACGGGCGCACCCTGCCGGAGGTGCAGCGGGCGCTGGCCGGCGCCCGCGGCACTTTGGTGCGCCGCAACGGCCCGGGCGAGACCATCGTGTCGGTCGCGGTGCCGATCCAGCGCGGCCGCACCGTCCGGGGCGCCCTGCTGCTCTCGACCCAGGAAGGCGACATCGACAAGATCATCGCCGCCGAGCGCTTCTCGCTCCTGCAGGTCTTCATCATCGCGGCGCTCGTGATGGTGGTGCTGTCGATGCTGGTCGCCGGCCAGATCGTCGGCCCGGTCGGGCGGTTGGCGGAAGCCGCGGAACGGGTGCGCACCGGCATCAAGTCGCGCCAGGAGATCCCCGATTTCACCCGGCGCACCGACGAGATCGGCCACCTCTCGGGGGCGCTGCGGGACATGACCCAGGCGCTCTACCGCCGCCTCGACGCGATCGAGAACTTCGCGGCGGATGTCTCGCACGAATTGAAGAACCCGCTGACCTCCCTGCGCAGCGCCGTCGAGACCCTGCCGCTCGCCAAGACCGACGAATCGCGCGGCCGGCTGATGCAGGTGATCCAGCACGACGTGAAGCGCCTCGACCGGCTGATCAGCGACATCGCCGACGCCTCGCGCCTCGACGCGGAACTCGCCCGGGCCGAGGCCGGCCGCGTCGACCTGAAGAAGCTGATCACCACGGTGGTGTCGGTCGCCAACGAGCGCCGGCGCCGGGGCGACGCGGCGATCGACCTCACGGTCGAGCCGGCCCCGGCCGGCCTCGACGATCCGTTCGCGATCCTAGGCCACGACAGCCGGCTCGGCCAGGTGGTCAACAACCTGCTCGACAATGCCCGCTCGTTCTCGCCGAAGGGCGCCAGCGTCCGGGTGGCGCTGCGGCGCCGGCGCAACGCCGTCGAACTGACCGTGGAGGATGACGGGCCGGGCATCCCGCCCCACGCCCTGGAGCGGATCTTCGAGCGCTTCTACACCGACCGGCCGGAGCAGGGCTTCGGCCAGAATTCGGGCCTCGGCCTCTCGATCTCCCGCCAGATCGTCCAGGCCCACCGCGGCACGATCCGGGCCGAGAACCGCCTCGGGCCGCTCGGGGAGGACGGCGAGCCGGCCCTGCTCGGCGCCCGCTTCATCGTCCGCATCCCGGCCCGGAGCCGCTAG
- a CDS encoding HPr kinase/phosphatase C-terminal domain-containing protein, whose amino-acid sequence MGAVHASCVVLGEDGILIRGPAGSGKSTLVRDLLGLGAISGVFAALVGDDRVTLTPRHGRLVAAPHPALAGLLEIRGLGLQPVDATVPSAVLRLVVDLQEAAPRMPEEGAETIRLQGVALPRMVLSPDPGRAATVMWRWRRLRVMMMTD is encoded by the coding sequence GTGGGCGCCGTTCACGCCAGCTGCGTCGTGCTGGGCGAGGATGGCATCCTGATCCGGGGGCCGGCAGGGAGCGGCAAATCGACCCTGGTGCGTGACCTCCTGGGACTCGGCGCTATCTCCGGCGTCTTCGCGGCTCTCGTCGGCGACGACCGCGTGACCCTGACGCCGCGGCACGGACGCCTCGTCGCCGCCCCGCACCCGGCTCTCGCGGGGCTCCTGGAGATCCGCGGCCTCGGCCTGCAACCCGTTGACGCCACGGTGCCTTCCGCGGTCCTGCGCCTCGTCGTCGACCTCCAGGAGGCCGCCCCGCGGATGCCCGAGGAGGGGGCGGAGACGATCCGTCTCCAGGGAGTGGCCCTCCCGAGAATGGTCCTGTCGCCGGACCCCGGCCGGGCCGCAACGGTGATGTGGCGCTGGCGCCGCCTCCGTGTCATGATGATGACCGATTGA